One window of the Borrelia anserina Es genome contains the following:
- the nrdF gene encoding class 1b ribonucleoside-diphosphate reductase subunit beta, whose translation MYSLCNIGELLVKNRNAINWNRLNNGYTKMFWDQNVRQFWVDEEIPISDDKLVWKTLDDEEQDVYEKVLGGLTLLDTEQGSVGMPRIALAIDNLDYKPVLGFMSAMEHMHAKSYSSIFSSLSNMDRIDRIFGWIKTYRNLQDKLDLILGKYNSINDRMSLYKALCTSVFLETFLFYSGFFYPLYLAGQGKMINSGEIINLILRDESVHGVFVGLLAQEEFNKMTFQEQAFAQKEAKLILEKLYDLESKYTKDLYSSIGLEAAVDIFVRYNADKALMNLGFDAIFDIQDIEVNPLVLNGLRTNTKTHDFFSTKGNGYIKPMRFEPLEDDDFV comes from the coding sequence ATGTATTCTTTGTGCAATATAGGAGAGTTATTAGTGAAAAATAGAAATGCCATAAACTGGAATAGGTTAAACAATGGTTATACCAAGATGTTTTGGGATCAAAACGTAAGGCAATTTTGGGTAGATGAGGAGATTCCAATCTCTGATGATAAATTGGTTTGGAAGACTTTAGATGACGAAGAACAGGACGTTTATGAGAAGGTTTTAGGTGGACTTACGTTATTGGATACAGAACAAGGTTCTGTTGGTATGCCACGTATAGCTTTAGCAATAGATAATTTAGATTATAAACCAGTTCTTGGGTTTATGAGTGCTATGGAGCATATGCATGCTAAGAGTTATAGTAGCATATTCTCAAGTCTCTCCAACATGGACCGGATAGATCGTATATTTGGGTGGATAAAAACTTATAGAAATTTACAAGATAAGTTAGATTTGATCTTAGGTAAATATAATAGTATAAACGATAGGATGAGTTTATATAAGGCCTTATGTACTTCTGTATTCCTTGAGACTTTTTTGTTTTATTCTGGATTTTTTTATCCCCTCTATCTTGCAGGTCAGGGTAAGATGATTAATAGCGGTGAGATTATTAATTTAATATTGCGAGATGAGTCTGTGCATGGAGTTTTTGTTGGTCTTTTGGCACAAGAAGAGTTTAATAAGATGACTTTTCAAGAACAAGCATTTGCGCAAAAGGAAGCCAAGCTTATTTTAGAGAAACTTTATGATTTAGAGAGTAAATATACTAAAGACTTATATTCATCTATTGGACTTGAGGCAGCCGTTGATATTTTTGTAAGGTATAATGCTGACAAAGCTTTGATGAATTTAGGGTTTGATGCTATTTTTGATATCCAAGATATTGAGGTTAATCCTTTGGTTTTAAATGGTCTGAGAACCAATACTAAGACTCATGATTTTTTCTCTACTAAAGGTAATGGTTACATCAAGCCTATGAGATTTGAGCCTTTAGAAGATGATGATTTTGTGTAA
- the nrdE gene encoding class 1b ribonucleoside-diphosphate reductase subunit alpha — MRHLELNNEIMVLKDGFYRLEKDLEALSVFLEEVKSKSLKFKSPNERMHYLIDNNLYEDFYENYSEEQILEIYELVRGENFKFKSYMSASKFYKDYALKMNDGDTYLESYEDRIIAVSLSLASGNFDFALKLALEMIKQRYQPATPTFLNAGKKVRGELVSCFLLEVGDSLNSITFNISSAMQLSKIGGGVALNLSNIRARGEEIRGICNIAKGIIPVMKLLEDGFSYADQMGQRKGAGAVYLNIFHYDIEDFLDTKKINADEKSRVQTLSLGVIIPDKFFDIAKMGQNYYAFAPYSLYKATGRLMNEIDFDKEYDALASNPDILKKEISARDMLVYIARLQFESGYPYIMYSTACNLRNPLKGLGKIKMSNLCTEIFQIQTPSVIGDYGEGDLIGYDISCILGSLNIVNVVNSDLEYTIDVAMRALTYVVDKTEIKNAPSIKKANNDYHSVGLGVMNLHGFLIKNKIPYESEEALDFVRTFFMLLNFYSLKSSMNIAKDKGQAFKDFEKSEYYNGNYFDMYLNEEFFPRTATVERIFSVLKIPGKGDWENLKRDVQMHGLYHSYRLAVAPTQSISYIQNATTSLMPIVEPVEARVYGNSTTYYPMPYLSRENALLFKSAYYMDMKKLIDLVSEAQRHVDQGISTLLYVTNETTTRELVKLYIYAKNKGLKSLYYTRNKNLSVDECILCAI, encoded by the coding sequence ATGAGGCACTTAGAGTTAAATAATGAAATTATGGTTTTAAAAGATGGATTTTACAGGTTAGAGAAAGATCTTGAGGCTTTGAGTGTTTTTTTAGAGGAGGTCAAGAGCAAGTCTTTAAAATTTAAAAGTCCAAATGAAAGAATGCATTATCTTATTGATAATAATTTATATGAAGATTTTTATGAAAACTATTCTGAAGAGCAAATACTAGAGATATATGAACTTGTTAGGGGTGAAAATTTTAAGTTTAAATCTTATATGAGTGCTTCTAAGTTTTATAAAGATTATGCACTTAAGATGAATGATGGAGATACTTATCTGGAATCTTATGAAGATAGAATAATTGCAGTTAGTCTTTCTCTTGCTAGTGGTAATTTTGATTTTGCTTTAAAGCTTGCTTTGGAGATGATAAAGCAAAGATATCAACCTGCAACTCCTACATTTTTAAATGCTGGGAAAAAGGTTCGAGGTGAACTAGTATCGTGTTTCTTGTTAGAAGTTGGAGATTCACTTAATAGTATTACTTTTAATATTTCTTCTGCTATGCAGCTTTCGAAAATTGGTGGAGGAGTGGCTTTAAATCTTTCAAATATTAGGGCCAGAGGTGAGGAGATAAGGGGAATTTGTAATATTGCAAAAGGTATTATTCCTGTTATGAAGCTTTTAGAAGATGGATTTAGCTATGCAGATCAGATGGGACAAAGAAAGGGTGCTGGGGCTGTATATTTAAATATTTTTCATTATGATATAGAAGATTTCCTAGACACAAAAAAGATTAATGCTGATGAGAAGAGTCGTGTTCAGACATTATCGCTAGGGGTAATAATCCCGGATAAGTTTTTTGATATTGCGAAAATGGGGCAAAATTATTATGCTTTTGCACCATATTCGCTTTACAAGGCAACTGGTCGCTTGATGAATGAGATTGATTTTGATAAGGAGTATGATGCTCTTGCAAGTAATCCTGATATTTTAAAAAAAGAGATCTCAGCTAGAGATATGTTAGTTTATATTGCTAGATTACAATTTGAATCTGGATATCCTTATATAATGTATTCAACGGCATGTAATTTAAGAAATCCTTTAAAAGGTCTTGGAAAGATTAAGATGTCTAATCTTTGTACAGAGATTTTTCAAATTCAAACTCCATCAGTCATTGGTGATTATGGTGAGGGAGATTTGATTGGATATGATATTAGTTGTATTTTAGGTTCATTAAATATTGTTAATGTGGTTAATAGCGATTTGGAATATACTATTGATGTTGCTATGAGGGCATTAACATATGTTGTTGATAAGACTGAGATTAAAAATGCTCCAAGTATAAAAAAGGCAAATAATGATTATCATTCCGTTGGTCTTGGGGTTATGAATTTACATGGCTTTTTAATTAAAAATAAGATTCCTTATGAGAGCGAAGAGGCTTTAGATTTTGTTCGTACCTTTTTTATGTTATTAAATTTTTATTCCCTAAAGAGTAGTATGAATATTGCAAAGGATAAGGGTCAAGCTTTTAAGGATTTTGAAAAAAGTGAGTATTATAATGGTAATTACTTTGATATGTATCTAAATGAAGAGTTTTTTCCCAGGACAGCAACAGTAGAAAGGATATTTAGTGTTTTAAAAATTCCTGGCAAGGGTGATTGGGAAAACCTTAAGCGTGATGTACAAATGCATGGGCTTTATCATTCTTATCGTCTGGCCGTGGCACCAACTCAGAGTATATCTTATATTCAAAATGCAACGACATCTCTTATGCCTATTGTTGAACCTGTTGAGGCTAGGGTTTATGGTAATTCTACAACTTATTATCCAATGCCATATCTTAGTAGGGAGAATGCTCTACTTTTTAAGTCAGCATATTATATGGACATGAAAAAGTTGATTGATCTTGTAAGTGAGGCTCAGCGTCATGTTGATCAGGGAATTAGTACTTTGCTTTATGTGACAAATGAAACTACTACTAGGGAACTTGTGAAACTTTACATTTATGCTAAAAATAAGGGACTTAAGAGTTTATATTATACGCGCAATAAAAATCTCTCAGTAGATGAATGTATTCTTTGTGCAATATAG
- the nrdI gene encoding ribonucleotide reductase stimulatory protein — protein sequence MIYASKTGNIERFIAKTGIKDTFRIVTGEEIVDKSYVLLTYTISFGRIPTEVEKFLERNFKLMVGVAGSGNRNWGDSFCNAVNLIKSKYNVEEILKFELSGTSRDVENFVGRIRNEALRVK from the coding sequence GTGATTTATGCTTCAAAGACAGGAAATATAGAACGTTTTATTGCTAAGACGGGAATCAAAGATACTTTTCGAATAGTTACGGGTGAGGAGATAGTGGATAAGTCTTATGTGTTGCTTACATATACAATTTCGTTTGGCAGAATTCCAACTGAGGTAGAAAAATTTTTAGAGCGTAATTTTAAACTTATGGTTGGAGTTGCTGGGAGTGGAAATAGAAATTGGGGTGATTCCTTTTGCAATGCCGTTAACTTAATAAAAAGTAAATATAATGTTGAAGAAATATTAAAATTTGAACTTTCAGGTACATCTCGTGATGTTGAGAATTTTGTAGGAAGGATTAGAAATGAGGCACTTAGAGTTAAATAA
- the thyX gene encoding FAD-dependent thymidylate synthase, giving the protein MHDYVKTAEEILDKEYKVLDKGFLRLVDYMGSDNRIVNAARVSYRDSKAKRDNAALIDYLIRNEHTSPLEQVVLTFHVKAPIFVARQWMRHRTSRINEVSGRYSLMREEFYIPCKEDIKKQSLVNKQGRSDDDVDDDVAVSFLGGLDDGYKVAYKIYDDMIKRDVSRELARITLPLSLYTEWYWQIDLNNLFRFIKLRISMHAQKEIREYASVILDIVSLVVPLATASFKEHILEGVMLSNKEVCEIRKALDLTKLDLPEKNLNRLKEKLNL; this is encoded by the coding sequence ATGCACGATTACGTGAAGACAGCGGAAGAAATATTAGACAAGGAATATAAGGTTTTAGATAAAGGATTTTTAAGACTTGTTGACTATATGGGTAGTGATAATAGAATAGTAAATGCTGCTAGGGTTTCTTATAGAGATTCTAAAGCAAAAAGAGATAATGCTGCTCTTATTGACTATTTAATAAGAAATGAACATACAAGTCCACTTGAGCAAGTGGTTTTGACCTTTCATGTTAAAGCACCAATATTTGTAGCACGGCAGTGGATGAGGCATAGAACATCAAGGATTAATGAAGTCTCGGGGCGCTATAGCTTAATGAGAGAGGAGTTTTATATTCCTTGTAAGGAAGATATTAAGAAGCAAAGTTTGGTTAATAAGCAGGGTCGCTCGGATGATGATGTTGATGATGATGTTGCTGTATCGTTTTTAGGTGGGTTAGATGATGGTTATAAAGTTGCTTATAAGATTTATGACGATATGATTAAGAGAGATGTCTCTCGAGAACTTGCAAGGATAACTTTGCCTTTAAGTTTATATACTGAGTGGTACTGGCAAATTGATCTGAATAATTTGTTTCGTTTTATTAAACTTAGGATATCAATGCATGCACAAAAGGAAATTAGAGAATATGCTAGTGTTATATTAGATATTGTAAGTTTGGTAGTGCCATTAGCAACTGCTAGTTTTAAAGAACATATTTTGGAAGGAGTTATGCTTTCAAATAAAGAGGTGTGTGAGATCCGAAAGGCATTAGATTTGACCAAATTGGATTTGCCAGAGAAAAATTTAAACAGGTTAAAAGAAAAACTTAATTTATAA
- a CDS encoding S2/P23 family protein: protein MRKIIILIPFFITCCSFSDDNTNIQSQNQQSLTYSDNFNTSNEMLYDNNSKYATLIEDHSNFELLEGTQERCMCLLCTCCYGYTHKKCQITWIKIKAKEILGKNVKPIDSLKNKLRYSYSVSPIKYNGNYSKYVMPLILFESLVDHIEVTSFKLTHHKDLDFNNKNVLGGIMQGIPKVEKSSENGYKNVYPYGILNTVNPTGGEELTSAFATLYRNGKWNFMEAEIKVKDTNTNQETTHKILLNSKLFYKFLKTVITKYPETTNANNKFLVPIN, encoded by the coding sequence TTGAGAAAAATAATTATTTTGATACCGTTCTTTATAACATGTTGTTCTTTTAGTGATGATAATACAAACATACAATCACAAAATCAACAATCATTAACTTACAGTGACAACTTCAATACATCAAATGAAATGTTATATGACAATAACTCAAAGTATGCAACATTAATAGAAGATCATTCCAACTTTGAACTACTTGAAGGGACCCAAGAAAGATGTATGTGTCTACTCTGCACATGTTGTTATGGGTACACTCACAAAAAATGCCAAATCACTTGGATAAAAATCAAAGCTAAGGAAATCCTTGGAAAGAATGTAAAACCAATAGATTCACTGAAAAACAAGCTCAGATACTCATACTCAGTATCACCTATCAAGTACAATGGAAATTATAGCAAATACGTCATGCCTTTAATATTGTTCGAAAGTTTAGTTGATCATATTGAAGTAACCTCATTTAAATTAACACATCACAAAGATCTAGACTTCAACAACAAAAACGTTTTAGGTGGAATTATGCAAGGTATACCAAAAGTAGAAAAATCATCTGAGAATGGATATAAAAACGTATATCCCTATGGAATACTAAATACAGTAAATCCAACTGGTGGAGAAGAACTAACATCTGCTTTTGCAACTCTTTACAGGAATGGCAAATGGAACTTCATGGAAGCAGAAATAAAAGTCAAAGATACAAACACCAATCAAGAGACAACCCATAAAATACTCCTAAACAGTAAATTATTCTATAAATTTTTAAAAACAGTTATAACAAAATACCCAGAGACAACAAATGCAAACAATAAATTTCTAGTCCCAATTAACTAA
- a CDS encoding S2/P23 family protein, which translates to MKKIIFILPIFITCNVSQNEKSKYLSDSNKNNKYAKMTLKYNITEANPNTTDSYQYKPAALKISEGTLNVCLQPHFHWFHISNESCKITWAKTNVQKIIGPDTKPLKELQGKLKYSYAIAPIKNNENYSKYVMPLILFESLVDYIQVTSLKLTSNKDLDLDFHKGDYQHLRNSIVKQVKQAIQDLGYKSVHIYGTLHASKPNGGEELISACANHYNNNIWSFMEAEITIYDKLTRQTTTHTILLDSQLFNEFLKIIITNHPRTTNANDKFRVPIYE; encoded by the coding sequence ATGAAGAAAATAATCTTTATATTACCAATTTTTATAACATGTAATGTATCACAAAATGAGAAATCAAAATATCTCTCTGATAGCAATAAAAATAATAAATATGCCAAAATGACCCTCAAATATAATATTACGGAAGCAAATCCCAACACCACAGATTCATATCAGTACAAACCAGCAGCACTTAAAATATCTGAAGGTACCCTAAATGTATGTTTACAACCACATTTCCACTGGTTTCATATCAGTAATGAGTCATGTAAAATTACTTGGGCAAAAACTAATGTGCAAAAGATTATTGGACCAGATACAAAACCACTAAAAGAACTACAAGGCAAACTCAAATACTCATATGCAATAGCACCGATTAAGAACAACGAAAATTACAGCAAATACGTCATGCCTTTAATATTATTTGAAAGCTTAGTTGATTACATTCAAGTAACCTCATTGAAATTAACTTCTAACAAAGACCTAGATCTGGATTTCCACAAAGGAGATTACCAACATCTTAGAAATAGTATCGTCAAGCAAGTAAAACAAGCAATTCAAGATTTAGGATATAAATCTGTACACATTTACGGAACACTACATGCAAGTAAACCAAATGGTGGAGAGGAATTAATATCTGCTTGTGCAAATCATTACAACAATAACATATGGAGCTTTATGGAAGCCGAAATAACTATTTATGACAAATTAACTAGGCAAACAACTACTCATACAATACTTCTAGACAGTCAGTTATTTAATGAATTTCTAAAAATAATTATAACAAACCATCCAAGAACAACCAATGCAAACGATAAATTCAGAGTACCTATTTATGAATAG
- a CDS encoding BTA121 domain-containing protein surface lipoprotein: protein MGNMRNSKIFILLMILFCYCEGKDNVSDFEIDDNFDDIASIDMDIGLTFDYFSLENLISDFNLTSKERIAVRFLRSALTDPTIAADMLDVYTFSDDEFYEFLVVLDAFKTKEIIADIVSTLRVRDEILDIIYGLSDKYPKKNNFEVQLAAKEKEYLKILKMSCIGCCSYKEVYRVLKSSDCSAFFTLLKRQIYDTLHEY from the coding sequence ATGGGCAATATGAGAAATTCAAAGATTTTTATCTTGTTGATGATTCTTTTTTGTTATTGTGAGGGTAAAGACAATGTCAGTGATTTTGAAATAGATGATAATTTTGATGATATTGCTAGCATTGACATGGACATTGGGCTTACCTTTGATTATTTTTCACTAGAAAATTTGATTTCAGATTTTAACTTAACAAGTAAGGAAAGGATAGCAGTCAGATTTTTAAGAAGTGCGTTAACAGATCCTACAATTGCAGCAGATATGCTAGATGTATATACGTTCAGTGATGATGAGTTTTATGAGTTTTTGGTTGTACTTGATGCTTTTAAAACTAAAGAGATAATTGCTGATATAGTTTCGACTTTGAGAGTACGAGATGAAATCTTAGACATTATCTATGGGCTTTCAGATAAGTATCCTAAAAAGAATAATTTTGAAGTCCAACTTGCTGCTAAGGAGAAAGAATATTTAAAAATTTTGAAAATGTCTTGTATTGGGTGTTGTAGTTATAAGGAAGTATATCGGGTCCTTAAATCGTCTGATTGTTCAGCATTTTTTACATTATTGAAAAGGCAGATATATGATACTTTGCATGAGTATTAA
- a CDS encoding DUF777 family protein produces the protein MDKNYEVSRKLGSLSNDLALEDAKMYLHDNVFICRIGVIKEFDFKIQEGIVTIEEYEDLDIMSRNISSLKLDLKEGDKVILLQSSINIFNERDNNYFDKHYFYILNAVSLEYAGIDVHKLSFNSKEFDVTSENTSLDFKHLVFKGENTRISVKSLVIEADSIQLKGNVYINGKLFESHTHGVGSITYVNASGSPTLATGNTAGVS, from the coding sequence ATGGATAAGAACTATGAAGTTTCCAGAAAGTTGGGAAGTTTGAGTAATGATTTGGCACTTGAGGATGCTAAGATGTATTTGCATGATAATGTATTTATTTGTCGAATTGGAGTTATTAAAGAATTTGATTTTAAGATACAAGAAGGGATTGTGACAATTGAAGAATATGAAGATCTTGATATTATGAGTCGCAATATCTCAAGCCTTAAACTTGATCTTAAGGAAGGTGATAAGGTAATACTACTTCAAAGCAGCATAAATATCTTTAATGAAAGAGACAATAATTATTTTGATAAACACTATTTTTATATCTTAAATGCAGTGAGTCTTGAGTATGCGGGCATTGATGTGCATAAGCTTAGTTTCAATTCGAAAGAATTTGATGTGACTAGTGAGAATACTTCTTTGGATTTTAAGCATTTAGTATTCAAGGGAGAGAATACCAGGATTTCTGTGAAATCTTTAGTTATTGAGGCAGATAGCATTCAATTAAAAGGCAATGTGTATATTAATGGTAAATTATTTGAGAGTCATACGCATGGTGTTGGTAGCATAACTTATGTAAATGCCAGTGGATCTCCTACTCTTGCAACGGGAAATACTGCAGGTGTTTCTTGA
- a CDS encoding DUF693 family protein has product MLLFQYDFKIEFYGTDSDIRNHQPKLTIETRYGAPVVHIVISSENFLVSALQCKKAQLRLFNMPLNFNESLRRGDIVRIYYKKFTYEDDLAYEFIMSGYLGAPVDFDFENGDFICQYEIYLLSYDTFFNKKLDVKDYIGKSLHEAINLAFPDQAVINMSLQDRERIISESFYASTLKEFVEKLIGRYVHLIFVDVGDLRFKVDTRFVFINFDGLLGQKVYKRLEDFALLFVPQREVRFVGKSIINFWNASLFFTNKIKVGDCVQFVDRYGRSVKAVVQETGASLSNVGDCTLKLRLYDESNVL; this is encoded by the coding sequence ATGTTGTTATTTCAGTATGACTTTAAAATAGAGTTTTATGGTACTGATAGTGATATTAGGAATCATCAACCCAAGCTGACGATAGAGACAAGATATGGTGCGCCTGTTGTTCATATTGTAATTAGTAGTGAGAATTTCCTTGTAAGTGCTTTGCAATGTAAAAAGGCACAATTGCGATTGTTTAATATGCCCTTGAATTTTAATGAATCTTTGAGGCGTGGAGATATTGTTAGAATATACTATAAAAAATTTACTTATGAAGATGATTTAGCTTACGAATTTATTATGTCTGGATATTTGGGTGCGCCTGTTGATTTCGATTTTGAAAATGGTGATTTTATTTGCCAGTATGAAATTTATTTGTTATCTTACGATACATTTTTTAATAAAAAACTTGATGTTAAAGATTACATAGGCAAGTCTTTGCATGAGGCAATAAATTTGGCATTTCCAGATCAAGCAGTTATTAACATGAGCTTGCAAGATAGAGAGCGCATCATAAGTGAAAGTTTTTATGCTTCTACTTTAAAAGAGTTTGTGGAAAAACTTATTGGAAGATATGTACATTTGATTTTTGTTGATGTTGGTGATTTACGCTTTAAGGTTGATACTAGATTTGTTTTTATTAATTTTGATGGGCTTCTTGGGCAGAAAGTTTATAAAAGATTAGAGGATTTTGCACTTTTATTTGTTCCACAAAGAGAAGTGAGATTTGTAGGTAAATCTATCATTAATTTTTGGAATGCTTCACTTTTTTTTACAAACAAGATTAAGGTTGGAGATTGTGTGCAGTTTGTGGATCGATATGGGAGATCTGTTAAGGCTGTTGTCCAAGAGACCGGTGCCAGTTTAAGCAACGTTGGTGATTGTACATTAAAATTGAGGCTTTATGATGAATCTAATGTTTTATAG
- a CDS encoding DUF792 family protein, with the protein MFKDVTALILEVVNHILSLSSSSSYIALFPRPDFKGFLYLPQVFFVFPKAGAIEENLSSTSSQRAVVDLNTRHSEFISYNVTANPGIITITNGILSSIYDKVLIENLKLTPFANSVLEFSSNFVKMQFREKVKEGIYYTIYGPSVGFHETVIINSLKIKSTSFIDEVDVSLQIKIVKTFNFSTYKG; encoded by the coding sequence ATGTTTAAGGATGTAACAGCACTTATTTTGGAGGTTGTAAATCATATTTTAAGTCTTTCAAGTTCATCTAGTTATATTGCTCTCTTTCCACGTCCTGATTTTAAGGGGTTTTTATATTTACCTCAAGTATTTTTTGTATTTCCAAAGGCAGGAGCTATTGAGGAAAATTTAAGTAGTACTAGTAGTCAGCGAGCTGTTGTTGATCTTAATACTAGGCATAGTGAATTCATAAGTTATAATGTTACTGCAAATCCAGGGATAATTACCATTACAAATGGTATTTTATCTTCTATTTATGATAAGGTTTTGATTGAGAATTTAAAACTAACACCTTTTGCAAATAGTGTTTTAGAGTTTAGTTCTAATTTTGTAAAGATGCAATTTAGGGAAAAAGTTAAGGAAGGTATTTATTACACCATTTATGGTCCTTCGGTAGGATTTCATGAAACTGTTATTATTAATTCTTTAAAAATTAAAAGTACTTCGTTTATTGATGAGGTTGATGTTAGTTTGCAAATTAAAATAGTAAAAACTTTTAATTTTTCTACTTATAAAGGTTAG
- a CDS encoding DUF1322 family protein, with translation MNRSVILSEYFDYLQFLRSEACKYYLPVLMGVCTLDEIKRFKYLELLEINKIANLKLKKEVYENLFVSNL, from the coding sequence ATGAATCGTAGTGTAATTTTAAGTGAATATTTTGATTATTTGCAGTTTTTAAGAAGTGAGGCTTGCAAATATTATTTGCCGGTTTTAATGGGGGTTTGTACCTTAGATGAGATTAAGCGATTTAAATACCTTGAGCTTTTAGAAATTAATAAAATTGCTAATTTAAAGCTTAAAAAGGAAGTATATGAGAACTTGTTCGTTTCAAATTTATAG
- a CDS encoding DUF1473 family protein produces the protein MRYKLKILAKLKTYEYILRDIPMYEWDSILGFDASQETLRRELNNISVIKKISSLMISSTFFDEFYEIISTNREHSFLYKYLLPTIFFAVQYSLVEKIAGLKEPSLVYIESFQDAGGTFIKYPHIDDRWNYNDLVSRLD, from the coding sequence ATGAGATATAAGTTAAAGATTTTGGCTAAGCTTAAGACTTATGAGTATATTTTAAGGGATATTCCCATGTATGAGTGGGATTCTATTTTGGGATTTGATGCAAGTCAAGAGACTTTAAGACGGGAACTTAATAATATATCGGTTATTAAAAAAATAAGCTCCTTAATGATATCTTCTACCTTTTTTGATGAGTTTTATGAGATTATTAGTACTAACAGAGAGCATTCCTTTTTGTATAAATATTTACTACCTACTATTTTTTTTGCTGTTCAGTATTCTTTAGTAGAAAAAATAGCAGGACTTAAAGAACCCAGTTTGGTGTATATCGAGAGTTTTCAAGATGCTGGTGGAACTTTTATTAAGTATCCACATATTGATGATAGGTGGAATTACAATGATCTGGTATCTAGACTAGATTAG
- a CDS encoding DUF1463 family protein: MKDYYSLDLVFFSFAGILIDRGKLQYSTSPNVMATASTEDRNIPIPSFRDPRTIVHIFSLEITKGSFDYKALTKLSNEQFYSATPKRDKLKPLVFNDQMGLKIISNSAFFSEVPSRSYTSNNEAVSFVIHAINCEIERN, encoded by the coding sequence ATGAAAGATTATTATTCATTAGATTTGGTGTTTTTTAGCTTTGCAGGTATCTTAATAGATAGGGGGAAGTTACAGTATTCGACCTCTCCAAATGTGATGGCGACTGCTAGCACTGAAGATAGGAATATTCCAATTCCAAGTTTCAGGGATCCTAGAACCATTGTTCATATATTTAGTTTAGAGATTACTAAGGGTTCATTTGACTATAAGGCTTTGACTAAGCTTAGTAATGAGCAATTTTATTCTGCTACTCCTAAAAGAGATAAACTTAAGCCATTAGTGTTTAATGACCAGATGGGGCTTAAGATTATTTCTAATAGTGCTTTTTTTTCAGAAGTTCCAAGTCGGAGTTATACAAGTAATAATGAGGCTGTAAGTTTTGTAATACATGCAATCAATTGTGAAATTGAAAGGAATTAG